From a region of the Methanolinea sp. genome:
- a CDS encoding 4Fe-4S binding protein, whose product MALSILYYAKEFLRGEWFKKFLTAKTAPLATPPYFRDYPELTGKTCTHQLFCMMACPAPGAIEVVMTQEGWMPRIHIGHCIRCGLCVEACPNGVLTSGRILESMFYDNTRLSFSFQIDVDLDRCMGCGNCSVACPVNKLIDAQMAHGGRASTDELLLRVNEGKCQVLHVEKCTGCKTCEDNCPNEAIHVARLLEAVHGPEEEI is encoded by the coding sequence ATGGCCCTCTCGATCTTATACTACGCAAAAGAGTTCCTCCGTGGTGAATGGTTTAAGAAGTTCCTCACCGCAAAGACCGCCCCGCTAGCCACCCCACCATACTTCCGGGATTACCCTGAACTGACAGGCAAGACCTGCACCCACCAGCTCTTCTGCATGATGGCCTGCCCGGCACCCGGTGCAATCGAAGTGGTCATGACGCAGGAGGGGTGGATGCCCCGCATCCACATCGGCCACTGCATAAGGTGCGGCCTCTGCGTGGAGGCGTGCCCAAACGGCGTGCTGACGAGCGGGCGGATACTCGAGTCGATGTTCTACGACAACACCAGGCTCTCGTTCTCGTTCCAGATTGACGTGGACCTGGACAGGTGCATGGGTTGTGGGAACTGTTCAGTCGCCTGCCCTGTGAATAAGCTGATCGATGCGCAGATGGCGCACGGAGGCCGGGCCTCCACGGACGAACTTCTGCTCCGGGTGAACGAAGGGAAATGTCAGGTGCTCCATGTTGAGAAGTGCACGGGGTGCAAGACCTGCGAGGACAACTGCCCGAACGAAGCTATCCACGTCGCCCGTCTTCTCGAAGCTGTCCATGGACCCGAGGAGGAGATATGA
- the sixA gene encoding phosphohistidine phosphatase SixA — protein MDLYILRHGKAGTSFSGKPDADRHLTRQGRDEIQQEAYWMLRNRCRFDLIATSPLERAVETAEIVAGVHRHSGRPAIWKELSPGMDFSDLMARIASCTGLSSLLIVGHEPSLSECIGRIITRGGGADIQLKKGGLARIRQFSPSPVSGSLSWLLSPRHMR, from the coding sequence ATGGATCTATATATTCTTCGGCACGGTAAAGCCGGAACGTCTTTTTCAGGAAAACCTGATGCGGATCGCCATCTTACCCGGCAGGGCCGGGATGAAATACAGCAGGAAGCATACTGGATGCTCCGGAACCGGTGCCGCTTTGACCTGATCGCTACAAGCCCCCTGGAACGTGCTGTTGAAACCGCGGAGATCGTTGCCGGCGTCCACCGTCACTCCGGGAGACCCGCCATCTGGAAGGAACTTTCACCGGGTATGGACTTCTCCGACCTGATGGCCCGGATAGCATCCTGCACCGGCCTCTCATCTCTCCTCATCGTCGGCCACGAACCCTCGCTTTCAGAGTGCATCGGAAGAATTATCACCAGGGGAGGTGGTGCGGATATCCAGCTGAAAAAAGGGGGCCTGGCCCGGATCAGGCAGTTTTCCCCCTCCCCGGTCTCAGGCTCACTGTCATGGCTCCTTTCTCCACGCCATATGCGCTAA
- a CDS encoding EhaE family protein, whose translation MSPEFIIGLVILLSGTIASAFPRPKRYLVQLINLEIPAWGLLLVMLSYNEALALLTFGGVTALSTFIYVRVIQKKEAAA comes from the coding sequence ATGAGTCCTGAATTCATCATCGGCCTTGTTATCCTTCTCTCTGGCACGATAGCCTCGGCATTCCCCCGTCCAAAGCGCTATCTCGTGCAGCTGATCAACCTTGAAATACCTGCCTGGGGACTGCTGCTGGTGATGCTATCCTACAACGAAGCCCTCGCGCTCTTAACCTTCGGCGGGGTCACTGCGCTGTCCACCTTTATCTATGTCAGGGTCATCCAGAAGAAGGAGGCGGCAGCGTGA
- a CDS encoding formylmethanofuran dehydrogenase subunit B, translated as MTKTVTDVLCPFCGTLCDDLEVVVTDDGKTIVDVYNACAIGAEKFMHAQAKDRVKRPRMQQADGTYKEVSYDEAVEYTAQMLANARKPLMYGWSSTSCEAQSVGHEIAEKVGAIVDNTATVCHGTTLIAVQDVGIPSCTLGEIKNRADRILFWGCNPAHAHPRHQSRYSIFPRGFFTNKGHKNRKVVVVDPRRTDTAKMADYHFQIEQGRDYELLSAFRVAIRGEWLPDTVAGIPKERIYEAAEMLKSGRFGIIFFGMGVTQSLSKNHNIDNAIMLTKDLNDYTKFSIMAMRGHYNVTGSGQVMGWQFGFPYATDLSRGFARYNPGETTSNDLLVRGEVDAVFVIGSDPGAHFPISSVKKISQLPSVCVDPHITPTSEVSKLHVPVAFVGVEVGGNCYRMDNVPIDARKVVDPPEGMLTDEEFLTRVNQRLDQLMEVE; from the coding sequence ATGACCAAGACAGTTACGGATGTTCTCTGTCCCTTCTGCGGGACTCTTTGCGACGACCTTGAGGTAGTGGTCACGGACGACGGCAAGACCATCGTGGACGTGTACAACGCCTGTGCGATCGGGGCGGAGAAGTTCATGCACGCCCAGGCCAAGGACCGGGTGAAGCGTCCGCGGATGCAACAGGCGGACGGCACCTACAAGGAAGTCTCGTATGATGAGGCCGTAGAGTATACGGCGCAGATGCTGGCCAACGCCAGGAAGCCGCTGATGTATGGGTGGAGTTCAACGAGTTGCGAGGCTCAGAGCGTCGGGCACGAGATTGCCGAGAAGGTCGGTGCGATTGTAGACAACACGGCAACGGTGTGCCACGGCACGACATTGATTGCCGTCCAGGACGTTGGCATCCCGAGTTGCACGCTTGGGGAGATCAAGAACCGGGCCGACCGGATCCTGTTCTGGGGTTGCAACCCGGCTCACGCGCACCCTCGGCACCAGTCGCGCTACTCGATCTTTCCCCGTGGATTCTTCACCAACAAGGGTCACAAGAACCGGAAGGTGGTAGTAGTAGATCCACGGAGGACCGACACTGCCAAGATGGCCGACTACCACTTCCAGATCGAGCAGGGCCGGGACTACGAGTTACTCTCGGCGTTCCGGGTAGCGATTCGCGGTGAATGGCTACCGGACACCGTGGCCGGGATTCCCAAGGAGAGGATCTACGAGGCCGCCGAAATGCTCAAGAGCGGCCGGTTCGGGATCATCTTCTTCGGCATGGGTGTGACCCAGTCTCTCTCGAAGAACCATAACATCGACAACGCCATCATGCTGACCAAGGATCTCAACGACTACACCAAGTTCAGCATCATGGCCATGCGGGGCCACTACAACGTGACCGGCTCCGGCCAGGTCATGGGCTGGCAGTTCGGCTTCCCGTATGCTACCGACCTCTCCCGTGGGTTTGCGCGGTATAACCCCGGCGAGACCACGTCCAACGACCTGCTGGTCCGCGGCGAGGTCGATGCGGTGTTCGTGATCGGCAGCGACCCTGGCGCCCACTTCCCGATCAGCTCGGTGAAGAAGATCTCCCAGTTGCCTTCAGTCTGCGTCGACCCCCACATCACACCCACCAGCGAGGTCTCCAAACTCCACGTCCCGGTCGCCTTCGTGGGTGTTGAGGTCGGCGGCAACTGCTATCGCATGGACAACGTCCCGATCGATGCCCGCAAGGTTGTCGACCCGCCGGAAGGCATGCTCACCGACGAAGAGTTCCTGACCCGGGTCAACCAGCGTCTCGATCAGCTGATGGAGGTGGAGTAA
- a CDS encoding ArsR family transcriptional regulator, with protein sequence MKEPSLPDSRFEDTDNLSYIGLYASDLGIRAIDSPVKIRILDMLARQDMAFEDLVEGSKRAKSTVSIHLKDLAESGIVGAKSDPTDGRKKIFFLNALYLAGADSSWRGVFDLDMYIPGSFSCNGDPGAMFRFLLSTIRLTLLNQGIMIDPVLKLAGLRAGKALYPCIDAPEIETVVQNIARIWKENCLGDVELERTDPLTLCITDCFECIDLPISGKPACAFESGILTSFFSSFYSNRMTAIETHCYAMGSNLCRFVVLEQASPEIS encoded by the coding sequence GTGAAAGAGCCGTCCCTGCCGGACTCTCGCTTTGAGGATACGGATAACCTGTCATACATCGGCCTCTATGCCTCCGACCTGGGTATCCGTGCTATCGATAGCCCTGTCAAGATCAGGATACTCGACATGCTGGCCCGGCAGGACATGGCATTCGAGGACCTGGTGGAGGGATCGAAGCGGGCGAAGTCGACAGTCTCGATCCATCTCAAAGACCTGGCAGAATCGGGAATCGTGGGTGCGAAATCTGATCCCACTGATGGACGAAAGAAGATTTTCTTTTTAAATGCCCTGTACCTTGCCGGGGCGGATTCCTCGTGGAGAGGGGTGTTCGATCTCGATATGTATATACCCGGTTCATTCTCCTGCAACGGCGACCCGGGAGCGATGTTCAGGTTCCTCCTCTCCACCATCCGCCTCACGCTCCTGAACCAGGGAATCATGATAGACCCGGTACTGAAGCTGGCAGGCCTCAGGGCGGGAAAAGCCCTTTATCCCTGCATCGATGCACCGGAGATCGAGACGGTGGTACAGAATATCGCCCGGATATGGAAAGAAAATTGTCTCGGGGATGTTGAACTGGAACGCACCGATCCCCTTACGCTTTGCATCACCGACTGCTTTGAGTGCATCGACCTTCCTATCTCGGGAAAACCTGCCTGTGCGTTCGAGTCAGGGATCCTCACATCATTCTTCTCATCGTTTTACTCGAACAGGATGACTGCCATCGAGACCCATTGCTATGCGATGGGAAGCAACCTGTGCCGTTTTGTAGTGCTCGAGCAGGCCTCTCCTGAGATTTCCTGA
- a CDS encoding DUF1959 family protein, producing MSEYLYEKDLTAMKYNILVSTRHDRMVREIASDLRIPHIRLRRYIMERFDMLLMENLPARYEEGKRQTAHAPEPERSLRTHLYSRAVPLLDEDEMGRILSRIKELMEHDTPREEAVSAGRDLIREAILR from the coding sequence ATGAGCGAATATCTGTACGAAAAGGATCTTACCGCCATGAAGTACAATATCCTCGTCAGCACCCGCCATGACCGGATGGTGCGTGAGATTGCATCCGATCTCCGTATCCCGCATATCAGGCTCAGGCGATACATCATGGAGCGGTTCGACATGCTGCTGATGGAGAACCTTCCGGCACGGTATGAAGAGGGAAAACGGCAGACAGCACATGCGCCCGAGCCGGAACGCAGCCTGCGGACCCACCTGTACTCGCGGGCCGTCCCGCTTCTTGACGAGGACGAGATGGGCCGTATCCTCTCCCGCATAAAAGAGTTGATGGAACATGATACGCCACGGGAGGAAGCCGTCTCAGCCGGCAGGGACCTGATCAGGGAGGCGATCCTGAGATGA
- a CDS encoding DUF2105 family protein codes for MWQQYSLGLLLVMVAAVIAFFALVLERDDLHRLLLLDLVEIPSLSIIALLGTDLAEALILPGLVVGIAELLALSQIYIMKEGIRDRVVKGLNIEVIQADAPLIISIFLIVYGIVLSGFTGGGIVGLSVIFYVMSRGHREKFELLEIAAGISWAVWIFAFFIFMFLPEYWLTAVFMAAVGILLKVAAKMSLVGTMWGDTPL; via the coding sequence GTGTGGCAGCAGTACTCGCTCGGGCTTCTCCTGGTGATGGTGGCCGCGGTCATTGCATTCTTTGCCCTGGTCCTTGAAAGGGACGATCTCCATCGCCTTCTCCTCCTCGATCTTGTGGAAATCCCATCCCTGAGCATCATCGCCCTTCTCGGGACCGATCTTGCCGAAGCGCTTATCCTCCCCGGACTGGTGGTCGGCATCGCAGAACTCCTCGCCCTATCCCAGATTTACATCATGAAGGAGGGGATCAGGGACCGCGTGGTGAAAGGACTGAACATCGAGGTGATACAGGCCGACGCCCCTCTTATTATTTCCATCTTCCTCATCGTCTACGGGATCGTCCTCTCGGGTTTTACCGGTGGAGGGATCGTCGGCCTCAGTGTAATTTTCTACGTCATGTCCCGCGGACACCGTGAAAAGTTCGAACTGCTGGAGATAGCCGCAGGTATCTCATGGGCGGTCTGGATCTTCGCATTTTTCATCTTCATGTTCTTACCGGAATACTGGCTCACCGCGGTATTCATGGCCGCGGTAGGGATCCTGCTGAAGGTAGCCGCAAAAATGTCCCTGGTGGGGACCATGTGGGGTGATACCCCCCTATGA
- a CDS encoding DUF2106 family protein codes for MPLFAGAVTVLFIIAILSLPLTYHEDQLYPKTINRSSPLDPYDRGGLPFTQVVIESQYPENSPTAGYVTTYLTPLSWFIANSTLHAGTTIVAHPGGILDEILYNTRGLDTVVEPTILFIAFAIASYLFRKG; via the coding sequence ATGCCGCTTTTTGCCGGAGCGGTTACCGTCCTCTTCATCATCGCCATCCTCTCCCTCCCCCTCACTTACCATGAAGACCAGCTATATCCAAAGACGATTAACCGTTCGAGCCCACTCGACCCATATGATCGGGGAGGACTTCCGTTCACCCAGGTGGTTATCGAAAGCCAGTATCCCGAGAATTCTCCTACCGCAGGGTATGTCACCACCTACCTTACACCGCTCTCATGGTTCATTGCCAACAGCACGCTACATGCCGGGACCACCATCGTTGCCCACCCGGGTGGGATTCTCGATGAAATCCTTTACAATACCCGCGGATTGGACACGGTTGTAGAGCCTACGATTCTATTCATCGCTTTTGCGATTGCGTCGTATCTTTTCAGGAAGGGATGA
- a CDS encoding NADH-quinone oxidoreductase subunit H has translation MIEYVLFAVFFGLLLIGIHRKTIARIQRRPGPPVWQEILHMLKFSFKSTWIPATASAALFVGIVMLAIGIWTAALFVVLSGGSLLIIFGIYMLHKIVEHGFGLSSGSPYGKFGGVRSVISAASEIPLFVTVAVIALFTESFSLADITAYQEVHGPLLFLVPLPALAMYIVILSKMPSSPFSIVESKEIVSGYKTEHFGVWRAGLEVTNGLKTYVLLLTFLTVFIGGLPLWWIVIGMVLLIISLSFVCALCPMLSPFDTVTVQVLITAFMVVYAGILWVVA, from the coding sequence ATGATCGAATATGTCCTGTTTGCAGTATTCTTCGGCCTGCTCCTCATCGGCATTCATAGAAAAACAATAGCCCGTATCCAGCGACGTCCCGGTCCACCGGTCTGGCAGGAAATCCTCCACATGCTGAAGTTCTCCTTCAAGAGTACCTGGATCCCTGCAACGGCAAGCGCTGCCCTCTTTGTGGGTATTGTCATGCTGGCCATTGGCATCTGGACCGCCGCCCTCTTTGTGGTCCTTTCGGGGGGGAGTCTCCTGATCATCTTTGGTATCTATATGCTCCATAAGATCGTTGAGCATGGATTCGGGCTCTCGTCAGGCTCGCCCTATGGTAAGTTTGGAGGTGTCAGGTCGGTCATTTCAGCAGCCTCGGAAATACCGCTCTTTGTTACGGTCGCAGTCATTGCCCTTTTCACGGAGTCCTTTTCCCTGGCTGACATAACGGCCTACCAGGAGGTGCATGGCCCTCTCCTGTTCCTGGTCCCCCTGCCCGCCCTTGCAATGTACATTGTTATCCTCTCAAAAATGCCATCCAGTCCGTTTTCCATCGTCGAAAGCAAAGAGATCGTGTCCGGCTACAAGACCGAACATTTCGGGGTGTGGCGTGCAGGCCTGGAGGTGACCAACGGTTTGAAGACCTATGTACTGCTCCTCACGTTCCTCACCGTTTTCATTGGCGGTCTTCCCCTCTGGTGGATTGTCATCGGGATGGTTCTCCTCATCATCTCTCTCTCGTTCGTCTGCGCGTTGTGCCCGATGCTTTCACCGTTCGATACCGTGACCGTCCAGGTACTGATCACCGCGTTCATGGTTGTGTATGCCGGGATCCTGTGGGTGGTTGCATGA
- a CDS encoding TrkH family potassium uptake protein: MKRLGHLAIIAHDMGLIFEFLALITIVPFGVLLVFQEWDLIIPMGSVPFVFIILGFLISKVPKKPYDPSLSVALVAVALTWLVIAAVGALPFVLALKVSWTDAVFEAMSGWTGTGFTVMNSLDTIPRTLVFWRSFMQWVGGIGVIAFGVAMLSHSGLSQSRLYRSEGRSEALMPSVVSTGRRMWVIYFFLTVMFTGLVLFSEIPLWDAVNLVMVSIATGGFSLHDAGMSYYNNELLEILLIPVMMAGALPFKVYFLIYRGKFRAFFRDPVVRLIIALSILGSVVVAINLYFFNNVALDDAFRQGFFCTISGYTCTGLQDSPLQWTALPLIVITLLMMIGGAAGSTSGGIKTNRVILGYEGLVWWFKRLFVRGSVIVPFKHEGRNIPTRISEVELSKNMLVIFLYVIMIFIALLLALHLAPTPFEVHQVVFELVSAASNVGLGIGYLTPASPDVIKWLFIFVMWIGRLEIIPVLILAMGIIRGFEPN; the protein is encoded by the coding sequence ATGAAGCGCCTTGGACACCTGGCGATCATCGCTCATGATATGGGGCTCATCTTTGAGTTCCTTGCCCTCATTACCATCGTCCCCTTTGGTGTCCTCCTGGTCTTCCAGGAATGGGACCTGATCATCCCCATGGGATCGGTTCCCTTCGTCTTTATCATCCTTGGTTTTCTCATCTCCAAAGTCCCCAAAAAACCATACGACCCATCCCTCTCCGTGGCACTGGTTGCCGTTGCCCTCACCTGGCTTGTGATTGCCGCGGTCGGGGCTCTCCCGTTTGTCCTTGCGTTAAAGGTCTCATGGACCGATGCTGTTTTTGAAGCAATGTCAGGGTGGACAGGGACCGGGTTTACGGTCATGAATTCCCTCGATACCATACCCCGGACACTGGTATTCTGGCGCTCATTCATGCAGTGGGTTGGGGGCATAGGAGTCATCGCATTCGGGGTTGCCATGCTCTCCCATTCGGGACTTTCCCAGAGCCGGCTCTACCGATCGGAGGGTCGTTCGGAGGCGCTGATGCCAAGCGTTGTATCAACCGGGAGAAGAATGTGGGTAATCTACTTTTTCCTCACGGTGATGTTCACCGGCCTGGTTCTCTTTTCCGAGATTCCCCTCTGGGATGCCGTGAACCTGGTCATGGTCTCGATTGCCACCGGAGGTTTCTCGCTCCATGATGCAGGCATGTCCTACTATAACAACGAACTGCTGGAAATCCTCCTGATTCCGGTCATGATGGCCGGAGCCCTGCCGTTCAAGGTGTACTTCCTTATCTACAGGGGTAAGTTCAGGGCATTCTTCCGCGACCCGGTGGTCCGGCTCATAATCGCCCTCTCCATACTGGGTTCAGTGGTGGTGGCCATCAACCTGTATTTTTTCAATAATGTCGCTCTTGATGATGCATTTCGGCAGGGATTTTTCTGCACCATATCCGGATATACCTGTACAGGGCTCCAGGACTCGCCCCTTCAGTGGACCGCCCTTCCCCTCATCGTCATCACCCTGCTGATGATGATCGGAGGTGCAGCCGGAAGCACATCGGGAGGGATTAAAACGAACAGGGTCATTCTTGGTTACGAAGGGCTCGTCTGGTGGTTCAAAAGGCTCTTTGTCCGGGGAAGCGTCATCGTACCGTTCAAGCACGAAGGGCGTAACATACCCACGCGGATCTCAGAAGTCGAACTTTCAAAAAACATGCTCGTCATTTTCCTCTACGTGATCATGATCTTTATCGCACTGCTCCTCGCTCTCCACCTTGCTCCAACCCCATTCGAAGTTCACCAGGTTGTATTCGAGCTGGTCTCTGCAGCAAGCAACGTAGGTCTTGGCATCGGGTACCTCACTCCGGCAAGCCCGGACGTCATCAAGTGGCTCTTCATCTTCGTGATGTGGATTGGCAGGCTTGAGATCATCCCTGTCCTCATCCTGGCGATGGGGATTATCCGGGGCTTTGAGCCTAACTAA
- a CDS encoding TrkH family potassium uptake protein: MKRLGHLAIIAHDMGVIFGFLALITLVPLIVLLVFQEWTMMIPMGSVPVIFFSLGFLISKVPKTTYQPSLSVALVAVALTWLIVALVGAVPFVLALEIPWTDGVFESMSGWTDTGITVMTSLDTMPRTLIFWRSFTQWLGGIGVIAFGIAMLSRSGLSQSQLYRSEGRSEALMPNVVSTGRRIWVIYFVLTLVATGLILFSGISLWDAVNLAMAAISTGGFTPHDAGMLHYDNFHLEFLLIPVMIAGALPFKLYFLFYRGKFGVFFKNPVVRLLLALSFAGSAIVILNLYLFNQYHIAEAIRWGSFNTVSGITSTGFQNSSLLWLPLPVMVIMLLMLIGGSSGSTAGGIKINRIILGYEGMVWWFKRLFVRGSVIVPFKHEGRNIPTRISEVELSKNMLIIILYLLVVFVGIILALHLAPTTYDVIQVTFEIISAVSNNGMGYGYLNAASPVSVKWLFIFVMWIGRLEIIPVLILVVGLVRGFDP; the protein is encoded by the coding sequence ATGAAGCGCCTCGGGCACCTGGCGATTATCGCCCATGACATGGGGGTCATCTTTGGGTTCCTCGCGCTGATCACCCTCGTTCCACTCATCGTCCTCCTGGTATTCCAGGAATGGACTATGATGATCCCCATGGGATCTGTTCCGGTGATCTTTTTCTCCCTTGGGTTTCTCATTTCAAAGGTACCAAAAACAACATATCAACCCTCACTTTCCGTTGCCCTCGTCGCGGTGGCCCTCACCTGGTTAATCGTTGCCCTTGTCGGGGCTGTCCCCTTCGTTCTCGCCCTCGAGATCCCCTGGACCGACGGGGTATTCGAGTCCATGTCAGGCTGGACAGATACAGGGATCACCGTGATGACCTCTCTTGACACGATGCCCCGGACGCTAATATTCTGGCGGTCATTCACGCAGTGGCTGGGCGGGATCGGAGTGATCGCCTTCGGAATCGCCATGCTCTCCCGCTCTGGCCTATCCCAATCGCAACTCTACCGGTCGGAAGGCCGGTCCGAAGCCCTCATGCCCAATGTAGTCTCGACGGGGAGACGGATATGGGTCATTTATTTCGTCCTTACCCTCGTGGCAACAGGCCTCATCCTGTTCTCCGGCATATCGCTCTGGGATGCGGTTAATCTGGCCATGGCGGCAATCTCGACCGGAGGATTCACACCACACGATGCCGGGATGCTCCATTATGATAACTTCCACCTCGAATTTCTACTGATACCGGTCATGATCGCAGGGGCGCTCCCCTTCAAGTTGTATTTTCTTTTTTACCGGGGGAAGTTCGGAGTATTTTTTAAAAACCCGGTCGTGCGTCTGCTGCTTGCCCTCTCTTTTGCCGGGTCGGCAATCGTCATCCTGAACCTGTACCTCTTCAACCAGTACCACATTGCCGAGGCCATCAGGTGGGGCTCATTCAATACCGTTTCAGGTATTACCAGCACCGGATTCCAGAACTCCTCCCTCTTGTGGCTCCCACTCCCGGTCATGGTCATCATGCTACTGATGCTGATTGGGGGTTCATCAGGCAGCACAGCGGGGGGCATCAAGATCAACCGCATCATTCTCGGGTATGAAGGGATGGTATGGTGGTTCAAGAGGCTCTTTGTCCGGGGAAGCGTCATCGTACCGTTCAAGCATGAAGGACGTAACATACCCACCCGTATTTCTGAAGTCGAGCTCTCGAAGAATATGCTGATCATTATCCTGTACCTCCTCGTGGTCTTTGTGGGAATCATACTGGCGCTCCACCTCGCACCGACAACGTACGATGTGATACAGGTGACTTTTGAGATCATTTCTGCAGTCTCGAACAACGGTATGGGATATGGGTACCTCAATGCAGCAAGCCCGGTTTCAGTCAAATGGCTCTTCATTTTCGTGATGTGGATCGGCAGGCTTGAGATCATCCCGGTACTCATACTGGTGGTGGGACTGGTCCGGGGCTTTGATCCGTAA
- a CDS encoding nickel-dependent hydrogenase large subunit has translation MKRTVDVSIPVGPIHPCWKEPARVKCETKGEYVISAEVELGYMKKGIERIMRGRPWQEVMFLAERVCGICSVIHNMVFIESLEGISNIPVPERAALLRVVVNELDRMQSHILANFSYCYTIEHETLAMYLLDVREKVMDELERITGARVTCAYIVPGGVRFDLRQEDELHLRANLAAIEEEVTRYMGMFENGPMIALRSRGIGILTREAAREACAVGPTARASGIPESDRRLHHPTYQKLGFTPISREEGDNFARIMMRFQEVLQSIALIRICLDTLPEGPIRGGGIPGAGEIAYSGEAPRGELSYFIRTDAAGRIIDITIQTPSIMNIEACCHYMLKGVASLADIPSTFVSSDPCIACTER, from the coding sequence ATGAAACGGACCGTGGATGTTTCGATACCCGTCGGGCCGATACACCCCTGCTGGAAAGAACCGGCCCGGGTCAAATGCGAGACGAAAGGCGAGTACGTCATCTCGGCCGAGGTGGAACTTGGCTACATGAAGAAGGGGATCGAACGGATCATGCGGGGACGACCCTGGCAGGAAGTGATGTTCCTTGCCGAACGGGTATGCGGGATCTGCTCGGTCATCCACAACATGGTCTTTATCGAGTCGCTCGAGGGTATCAGCAACATTCCGGTCCCCGAACGCGCTGCTTTGCTCCGGGTCGTTGTCAACGAGCTTGACCGGATGCAGAGCCACATCCTTGCCAATTTCTCGTACTGTTACACCATCGAGCACGAGACGCTTGCCATGTACCTGCTGGATGTCCGTGAGAAGGTGATGGACGAGCTGGAGCGGATCACCGGGGCCCGGGTGACCTGCGCATACATCGTACCGGGGGGGGTCAGGTTCGATCTCAGGCAGGAGGACGAACTGCACCTGCGGGCGAACCTTGCCGCTATCGAAGAAGAGGTTACCCGGTATATGGGGATGTTTGAGAACGGTCCGATGATCGCATTGCGGAGCAGAGGGATCGGAATTCTCACCAGGGAGGCCGCCCGTGAGGCTTGTGCCGTGGGACCAACCGCGCGGGCCAGCGGGATACCTGAATCTGACCGGAGGTTGCACCATCCGACATATCAGAAGCTCGGGTTTACCCCGATCTCCAGGGAGGAGGGAGACAATTTCGCCCGGATCATGATGAGGTTCCAGGAAGTCCTCCAGAGCATCGCCCTGATTCGCATATGCCTCGACACGTTACCGGAAGGACCCATCCGTGGCGGTGGAATCCCCGGTGCGGGCGAGATAGCATACTCCGGCGAAGCCCCGCGCGGGGAACTCTCCTATTTCATCAGGACCGATGCTGCGGGCAGGATCATCGATATCACCATCCAGACCCCGTCCATCATGAACATCGAGGCATGCTGTCACTACATGCTCAAGGGAGTTGCATCGCTTGCGGACATCCCGTCGACCTTTGTCTCGTCGGACCCCTGCATCGCCTGCACGGAGCGGTGA
- a CDS encoding EhaD family protein: MNEVLAVLYGVLIVLGALATMFSRDPFNKLISLGLLVAGVMPFLSDRGMLDILTATALIAPLSTIFILMALRRNADES; this comes from the coding sequence ATGAATGAGGTTCTCGCGGTACTGTATGGGGTTTTGATCGTCCTTGGGGCTCTTGCCACCATGTTCTCCCGGGATCCTTTTAACAAATTGATTTCACTTGGCCTCCTCGTTGCGGGGGTTATGCCCTTCCTCTCGGACCGTGGTATGCTCGATATCCTCACCGCAACTGCACTTATTGCCCCCCTGTCCACCATTTTCATCCTGATGGCATTGAGGAGGAATGCCGATGAGTCCTGA
- a CDS encoding DUF2109 domain-containing protein has protein sequence MNGQETALLICGIIAIYAAIRLIFERNTMRKLPFLNVVSFAISGSIVLITHHPLAVLAAAAYFVGSTFESNAIASTWAGGPKHE, from the coding sequence ATGAACGGGCAGGAAACGGCACTTCTCATCTGCGGGATTATTGCGATCTATGCGGCGATCCGGCTGATCTTTGAGAGAAACACGATGCGAAAATTGCCTTTCCTGAACGTCGTTTCCTTCGCCATATCCGGGTCTATCGTCCTCATCACCCACCACCCCCTGGCAGTTCTTGCTGCCGCGGCGTATTTTGTTGGCTCGACCTTTGAATCGAATGCCATAGCAAGTACCTGGGCGGGAGGACCAAAGCATGAATGA